The Kribbella amoyensis genomic sequence GCACCTACGGTCGGCGGTTCGGGCGCTCCTGGCGGCAACGCGAAACTGATCACCGCGGGCAGGGTCTGCGTGAGCTCAGCGATGGTCCCCTCCCGGCGCAGCGTGCCCTCGTGCATCACTCCGATCCGGTCGGCGCGCTGCTGGGCCTCCTCCAGGTAGTGGGTGGTGAGAACGACCGTGGACCCCTCTTCGCGGAGCCTGTCCACAGCGGCCCAGAGCGCGTCGCGGGACTGGATGTCCAGGCCTGTCGTGGGTTCGTCCAGGATGACCAGGGCGGGGCCGCCGTAGACGGCGGTGGCGAAGTCCAGCCGACGCTTCTCGCCGCCGGACAGCTGGGAGACCTGGGTGCCGGCCTTGCGGGTGAGACCGGCGACGCCGAGTACCCGGTCGACGTCGTCGCGCCGTCCGCTCAGCGTGCCGATGAGACCCACCGACTCACGGACCGTCAGGTCGGGGGAGAGGCCGCTCTCCTGCAGCATGATCCCCGTCCGTGGCCGCACCGCACGCCGAT encodes the following:
- a CDS encoding ABC transporter ATP-binding protein; the protein is MPETPVIDVESLTVTYGDFTAVRDLSFQVRSGELYALLGTNGAGKTSTLEVVEGHRQATGGTVRIFGESPQNRRAVRPRTGIMLQESGLSPDLTVRESVGLIGTLSGRRDDVDRVLGVAGLTRKAGTQVSQLSGGEKRRLDFATAVYGGPALVILDEPTTGLDIQSRDALWAAVDRLREEGSTVVLTTHYLEEAQQRADRIGVMHEGTLRREGTIAELTQTLPAVISFALPPGAPEPPTVGALNGGFHIETFSLQQDLHRLLDWAHDADVELLDLKAGPTRLDDVFRTLDAA